The Amycolatopsis sp. DG1A-15b genome window below encodes:
- a CDS encoding glycosyltransferase family 2 protein, which yields MRDVTANPATTVVVVTWRGAGHITACLDALAAQTRPHRTLVVDNASGDGTAALLAAHPSRPEVLRLPRNTGYAGALAVALEKVQTPLMAWLNDDAEPAPDWLATLEDTLEKAPLAAAATSRLVRRDGTTQSAGVRLTADGHGADVTEPAGEVFGFCGGAALLRTDALKSVHGVPAGFFCYYEDTDTAWRLRLAGWDVVAAPDARARHAHGVSSELGSPEFHRWNERNRLLMLLRCAPRGVAVNQLLRFAVLTAVLPLRPGRPAAANFRFGLRCRVLAEVAGRLPATLRARRKITRRAALGRGAVWEAWAGL from the coding sequence GTGCGGGACGTGACCGCGAATCCCGCCACCACGGTGGTAGTCGTGACCTGGCGGGGCGCCGGGCACATCACGGCCTGCCTCGACGCGCTCGCCGCGCAGACGCGTCCACATCGGACGCTCGTGGTCGACAACGCCTCCGGCGACGGCACCGCCGCCCTGCTCGCGGCCCATCCTTCGCGTCCGGAAGTGCTCCGCCTCCCGCGCAACACCGGCTACGCGGGCGCCCTCGCCGTCGCCCTCGAAAAGGTTCAGACCCCGCTCATGGCGTGGCTGAACGACGACGCCGAACCCGCGCCGGACTGGCTCGCGACACTGGAGGACACCCTCGAAAAGGCGCCGCTGGCCGCCGCGGCGACGTCCCGGCTCGTGCGCCGCGACGGCACCACGCAGTCCGCCGGCGTCCGGTTGACCGCCGACGGCCACGGCGCCGACGTCACCGAGCCCGCCGGGGAGGTGTTCGGCTTCTGCGGCGGCGCGGCGCTGCTGCGCACCGACGCGCTGAAGAGCGTGCACGGCGTCCCGGCCGGATTCTTCTGTTATTACGAGGACACCGACACCGCGTGGCGGCTGCGGCTGGCGGGGTGGGACGTCGTCGCGGCGCCGGACGCCCGCGCCCGGCACGCCCACGGCGTCAGCAGCGAGCTGGGCTCGCCGGAGTTCCACCGCTGGAACGAACGCAACCGGCTGCTCATGCTGCTGCGCTGCGCGCCCCGCGGCGTCGCGGTGAACCAGCTGCTCCGGTTCGCCGTGTTGACAGCGGTGCTGCCGCTGCGCCCCGGGCGGCCGGCGGCGGCGAACTTCCGCTTCGGCCTGCGCTGCCGGGTGCTCGCCGAAGTGGCCGGGCGGCTACCTGCGACGTTGCGGGCCCGCCGCAAGATCACCCGCCGCGCGGCGCTCGGCCGAGGCGCGGTCTGGGAGGCATGGGCAGGCCTTTAA
- a CDS encoding glycosyltransferase family 1 protein, with protein MPELVVLAEQLLAPVPGGTGRYTAELLPALAKTAPPGWTVSTVVARHADVEAARVAGVDGPRVLRIPPRALVAAWQLGLRWWPGGDAVHAPTPFAPPRAPAGKTLSVTVHDTVPWTHPETLTARGVSWHRSMIARAARRASGLVVPTRAVADELAVLIDVDVPVRVVPHGVRVLSGSAELDLPARYVLAVGTIEPRKGIDVLVDAVAALEGTVLVLAGQPGWGGIDPVALAAERGLPADRLRVLGKVTDTELATVLRRAGVLAVPSLAEGFGLGLLEAMAAGVPVVHTDVPALAEVAGGAGVMVPRGDAAALASALREVLGSPSRAAELTRAGRERAKAFTWRRAAEAVWAIHRRPHD; from the coding sequence GTGCCCGAACTGGTCGTGCTCGCCGAGCAGCTCCTCGCGCCCGTGCCCGGTGGCACCGGGCGCTACACGGCCGAGCTGCTCCCCGCGCTCGCGAAGACCGCCCCGCCGGGCTGGACGGTGTCCACCGTGGTCGCGCGGCACGCCGATGTCGAAGCGGCCCGCGTGGCCGGCGTCGACGGCCCGCGCGTGCTGCGGATCCCGCCGCGGGCGCTGGTCGCCGCGTGGCAGCTGGGCCTGCGCTGGTGGCCGGGCGGCGACGCGGTGCACGCGCCGACGCCCTTCGCGCCGCCGCGCGCTCCGGCGGGGAAGACGCTGAGCGTGACCGTGCACGACACCGTGCCGTGGACCCACCCCGAGACGCTCACCGCGCGCGGGGTGAGCTGGCACCGGTCGATGATCGCGCGGGCCGCGCGGCGGGCGTCCGGGCTGGTCGTGCCGACGCGGGCGGTCGCCGACGAGCTCGCGGTGCTGATCGACGTCGACGTCCCGGTGCGCGTCGTGCCGCACGGCGTGCGGGTGCTTTCCGGCTCGGCCGAGCTGGACCTGCCGGCGCGGTACGTGCTGGCCGTCGGCACGATCGAGCCGCGCAAGGGCATCGACGTGCTGGTCGACGCGGTCGCGGCGCTGGAGGGCACGGTGCTCGTGCTGGCCGGCCAGCCCGGCTGGGGCGGCATCGACCCGGTGGCGCTGGCGGCCGAGCGCGGCCTGCCCGCCGACCGGCTGCGGGTGCTGGGGAAGGTGACCGACACCGAGCTGGCGACCGTGCTGCGCCGGGCCGGCGTGCTGGCCGTGCCGAGCCTCGCCGAGGGGTTCGGGCTGGGGCTGCTGGAGGCCATGGCGGCGGGGGTGCCGGTGGTGCACACCGACGTCCCGGCGCTGGCCGAAGTGGCCGGCGGGGCCGGTGTCATGGTGCCCCGCGGGGACGCCGCGGCGCTGGCTTCCGCGCTGAGGGAAGTGCTCGGTTCGCCGTCGAGGGCGGCGGAGCTGACCCGGGCGGGGCGGGAGCGGGCGAAGGCGTTCACCTGGCGTCGCGCGGCCGAGGCCGTCTGGGCGATCCACCGGCGGCCCCACGACTGA
- a CDS encoding glycosyltransferase family 1 protein yields the protein MLIDATAVPADRGGVGRYVDSLVAALDADGARITVVCQPRDLQLYDQLAPHSRIVPASPATTTRTARLTWEQATLPRLARRLGADVVHSPHYTMPLATSAASVVTLHDATFFTDAVLHSSVKARFFRAWTATALRRATLCVVPSAATATELARVGPVRHASLEVIHHGVDSERFHPPSPAEVAAARAAVGLGRTPYVAFLGALEPRKNVPALIRGFARAVAGRPDAPALVLAGQPGWDTQVERALDAVPHRLRVIRAGYLPFGTLAGFLGGAELVAYPSLGEGFGLPVLEAMACGACVLTTRRLSLPEVGGDAVAYCGVGAGDVAAALGELLADPGRRAELATAAQQRAKEFSWATTAERHREAYAKAWSRHLRTR from the coding sequence GTGCTGATCGACGCGACCGCGGTTCCCGCGGACCGCGGCGGTGTCGGCCGCTACGTGGATTCCCTCGTCGCTGCCCTCGACGCGGACGGGGCGCGGATCACCGTCGTCTGCCAGCCCCGCGACCTGCAGCTCTACGACCAGCTGGCGCCGCACTCGCGCATCGTACCCGCGTCGCCGGCCACGACCACCCGCACGGCCCGCCTGACCTGGGAACAAGCGACCCTGCCGCGGCTGGCCCGCCGGCTCGGCGCGGACGTCGTCCACTCGCCGCACTACACGATGCCGCTCGCGACGTCGGCCGCGTCGGTGGTCACGCTGCACGACGCGACGTTCTTCACCGACGCCGTGCTGCACTCGTCGGTGAAGGCCCGGTTCTTCCGCGCGTGGACGGCGACGGCGCTTCGCCGCGCGACGCTGTGCGTGGTGCCTTCGGCGGCGACGGCCACGGAGCTGGCCCGCGTCGGCCCGGTCCGGCACGCTTCCCTGGAAGTGATTCACCACGGCGTCGACAGCGAGCGCTTCCACCCGCCGTCCCCGGCGGAGGTCGCGGCGGCGCGCGCGGCGGTCGGCCTGGGGCGGACGCCGTACGTGGCCTTCCTGGGTGCGCTGGAGCCGCGCAAGAACGTGCCCGCGTTGATCCGCGGGTTCGCGCGCGCGGTCGCCGGCCGCCCGGACGCCCCGGCGCTGGTGCTGGCCGGCCAGCCGGGCTGGGACACCCAGGTGGAGCGGGCGCTGGACGCGGTCCCGCACCGGCTGCGCGTGATCCGGGCGGGCTACCTGCCGTTCGGCACGCTGGCGGGCTTCCTCGGCGGGGCGGAGCTGGTGGCGTACCCGTCACTGGGCGAGGGGTTCGGGCTGCCGGTCCTGGAGGCGATGGCGTGCGGCGCGTGCGTCCTGACCACGCGCCGGCTGTCGCTCCCGGAGGTGGGCGGCGACGCGGTGGCGTACTGCGGCGTGGGCGCCGGCGACGTCGCGGCGGCGCTCGGTGAGCTGCTGGCGGACCCGGGACGGCGCGCCGAGCTGGCAACGGCCGCCCAGCAGCGCGCGAAGGAGTTCTCGTGGGCCACGACCGCGGAACGCCACCGGGAGGCGTACGCGAAAGCCTGGTCCCGCCACCTCCGCACCCGCTGA
- a CDS encoding glycosyltransferase family 2 protein, producing the protein MTEQSRYGDGVGVVTVTYFSEDTIERFLDTLEKATEREVKVVVADNASVEGALERVTAGRKNVQLLTIGENVGYGTAANRGVAELDDSYGWVVVVNPDLEWEPGSLDALLEVARRWPRGGAFGPLIHDLDGTVYPSARLLPSFGRGIGHAAFAKVWPGNPWTKQYRQESGTPAERTSGWLSGSCQLFRREAFDSVGGFDTRYFMYFEDVDLGDRLAKAGWLNVYAPSSRVTHEGGHSTSQASKKMLAAHHASAYRYLADRHQGLAWKPVLAAVKLGLALRLKLETR; encoded by the coding sequence GTGACTGAGCAATCCCGCTATGGCGACGGTGTCGGCGTCGTGACCGTGACCTACTTCTCCGAGGACACCATCGAGCGGTTCCTCGACACCCTCGAGAAGGCCACCGAGCGCGAGGTCAAGGTGGTCGTCGCGGACAACGCGTCCGTCGAGGGGGCCCTCGAGCGGGTCACCGCCGGCCGGAAGAACGTGCAGCTGCTCACCATCGGGGAGAACGTCGGCTACGGGACCGCCGCGAACCGGGGCGTCGCCGAGCTGGACGACTCCTACGGCTGGGTCGTCGTCGTCAACCCGGACCTCGAATGGGAGCCCGGGTCGCTCGACGCGCTCCTCGAGGTCGCCCGGCGGTGGCCGCGCGGCGGTGCCTTCGGGCCGCTGATCCACGATCTCGACGGCACGGTCTACCCCTCGGCGCGGCTCCTGCCGTCCTTCGGGCGCGGGATCGGGCACGCCGCCTTCGCGAAGGTCTGGCCCGGCAACCCCTGGACCAAGCAGTACCGGCAGGAAAGCGGCACGCCGGCCGAGCGCACCTCGGGCTGGCTGTCCGGCTCGTGCCAGCTGTTCCGCCGGGAGGCGTTCGACTCCGTCGGCGGCTTCGACACGCGCTACTTCATGTACTTCGAGGACGTCGACCTCGGCGACCGGCTGGCGAAAGCGGGCTGGCTGAACGTCTACGCGCCGTCCTCGCGGGTGACGCACGAAGGCGGCCACTCGACTTCGCAGGCGTCGAAGAAGATGCTCGCGGCGCACCACGCCAGCGCCTACCGCTACCTCGCCGATCGCCACCAGGGGCTCGCCTGGAAGCCGGTGCTGGCCGCCGTGAAGCTCGGCCTCGCGCTGCGGCTGAAGCTGGAGACCCGCTAG
- a CDS encoding NDP-sugar synthase, protein MTSEVRSDAVDAVVLVGGKGTRLRPLTLSAPKPMLPTAGTPYLSHLFSRIREAGIRHVVLGTSYRAEVFEEYFGDGKSIGLDLEYVVEEEPLDTAGAIRNVYDKLRADHVIVFNGDIISGSDLGEQLRVHRESEADVTLHLQRVPDPSRFGSVPTDETGRVQAFLEKTPDPPTDQINAGCYVFRRPVIEAIPTGRRVSVERETFPQLLEQGAHIQGFVDESYWLDVGTPEAFVRGSADLVRGLAPTSALPGRPGDFLVLDGASVAEDAQLSGGSTIGVAAVVGSGAKIDGSVLFDGAAVSEGAIVERSVLGHGARVGAGAVLRGVVLGDGVSVGAGCELLDGARVWPDVVLPDGSVRFSSDA, encoded by the coding sequence GTGACGTCCGAGGTCCGAAGCGACGCTGTCGACGCCGTCGTGCTGGTCGGGGGCAAGGGCACGCGCCTCCGGCCGTTGACGCTGTCGGCGCCGAAGCCGATGCTCCCCACAGCCGGGACGCCCTACCTGAGTCACCTGTTCTCCCGCATCCGCGAGGCCGGCATCCGGCACGTCGTGCTGGGCACGAGCTACCGGGCGGAGGTGTTCGAGGAGTACTTCGGCGACGGGAAGTCCATCGGCCTCGACCTGGAGTACGTGGTCGAGGAGGAGCCGCTCGACACCGCGGGCGCGATCCGGAACGTGTACGACAAGCTCCGGGCCGACCACGTGATCGTCTTCAACGGCGACATCATCTCCGGCTCGGACCTCGGCGAGCAGCTGCGCGTCCACCGCGAATCCGAGGCCGACGTCACACTGCACCTGCAGCGCGTGCCGGACCCCAGCCGGTTCGGGTCGGTGCCGACCGACGAGACCGGGCGGGTCCAGGCGTTCCTCGAGAAGACGCCGGACCCGCCGACCGACCAGATCAACGCCGGCTGCTACGTCTTCCGCCGTCCGGTGATCGAGGCCATCCCGACCGGACGGCGGGTGTCGGTCGAGCGCGAGACGTTCCCGCAGCTGCTCGAGCAGGGCGCGCACATCCAGGGCTTCGTCGACGAGTCCTACTGGCTGGACGTCGGCACGCCGGAAGCGTTCGTGCGCGGCTCGGCCGACCTCGTGCGCGGCCTGGCGCCGACGTCGGCGCTGCCCGGCCGCCCCGGCGACTTCCTGGTGCTCGACGGCGCGTCGGTGGCCGAAGACGCCCAGCTCAGCGGCGGCTCGACGATCGGCGTCGCCGCCGTGGTGGGCTCGGGCGCGAAGATCGACGGCTCGGTCCTGTTCGACGGCGCGGCGGTCTCCGAGGGCGCGATCGTCGAGCGTTCGGTGCTCGGGCACGGCGCCCGCGTCGGCGCCGGCGCGGTGCTGCGCGGCGTGGTGCTGGGCGACGGCGTGTCCGTCGGGGCCGGCTGCGAGCTCCTCGACGGCGCCCGCGTCTGGCCGGACGTCGTCCTGCCCGACGGATCCGTCCGCTTTTCGAGCGACGCGTAG